The proteins below are encoded in one region of Scomber japonicus isolate fScoJap1 chromosome 2, fScoJap1.pri, whole genome shotgun sequence:
- the foxe1 gene encoding forkhead box protein E1: MPVVKVEKDSSADTSLAASNPPAQTEEQPRGRRRKRPLQRGKPPYSYIALISMAIANSPDRKLTLGGIYKFIIERFPFYRDNSKKWQNSIRHNLTLNDCFIKIPREPGRPGKGNYWALDPNAEDMFESGSFLRRRKRFKRCDLSTYASYVHETPVFSPVQIARSAYTNSVYSNMTVSPPYGQQLSSAYYPSSSPPGFGPAQARMFSINNIIGHPTSASMLGGQGPEVMQPNRSFSPEGLPNGSSPCSLGAAGFQSQPCGGAVTSHSTTHAGFSYSGPNGHPHHHAPQVSYGQGHTQAYGATGRLHSSGHGSAESLDHYGRISPAQLGSFSQYNSAAGPITNTGGYLRHPTYPGNMDRFVPAI, from the coding sequence ATGCCAGTGGTCAAAGTGGAGAAAGATTCTTCAGCAGACACTTCCTTGGCTGCCTCCAACCCTCCGGCACAGACGGAGGAGCAGCCAAGAGgtcggaggaggaagaggcccCTTCAGCGAGGGAAGCCCCCCTACAGCTACATCGCACTCATTTCCATGGCAATAGCCAACTCCCCTGACCGAAAGCTGACTCTGGGGGGCATCTACAAATTCATAATAGAGAGATTCCCCTTCTACAGAGACAATTCAAAGAAATGGCAGAACTCCATCCGACATAACTTGACTCTCAATGACTGTTTCATCAAGATCCCTCGAGAGCCGGGGAGGCCAGGGAAGGGCAATTACTGGGCCTTGGACCCCAATGCTGAGGACATGTTTGAGAGCGGCAGTTTCCTGAGGCGCAGGAAGAGGTTCAAGCGCTGTGACCTAAGCACCTACGCCTCGTATGTGCATGAGACGCCAGTGTTCTCTCCTGTCCAGATTGCCAGATCTGCATATACCAACTCTGTCTACTCTAACATGACAGTCAGTCCACCCTATGGGCAGCAGCTCTCCTCTGCCTACTACCCCTCCTCATCCCCTCCTGGGTTTGGACCTGCTCAGGCCCGCATGTTCAGTATCAATAACATCATAGGACACCCAACTTCAGCCAGCATGCTGGGAGGCCAAGGGCCAGAGGTGATGCAGCCCAACCGGAGCTTCAGTCCAGAGGGGCTTCCAAACGGATCCAGTCCCTGCAGTCTGGGAGCTGCAGGTTTCCAGAGCCAACCATGCGGAGGGGCCGTGACGTCCCACTCAACCACACATGCAGGGTTCTCCTACTCTGGACCAAACGGCCACCCACACCATCATGCCCCCCAGGTCTCATATGGACAGGGCCATACCCAGGCGTATGGAGCGACAGGTCGCCTCCATTCATCAGGTCACGGGTCTGCAGAGAGCCTGGACCACTACGGCAGGATATCACCAGCACAGCTGGGTTCTTTCTCCCAGTATAACAGTGCTGCAGGTCCCATCACCAACACTGGGGGCTACCTGAGACACCCCACATACCCAGGGAATATGGACAGGTTTGTGCCTGCTATCTGA